The Paraburkholderia fungorum genome window below encodes:
- a CDS encoding sugar ABC transporter ATP-binding protein: SFGSFWALRDVSIDFAAGEVHALLGENGAGKSTLIKLIAGVHRPSEGGMLGEADAPLNLTTPRDALRAGIGVVHQELDLFDNLTVAENIALGIEDSGLAKPSKKEMAERASRALGELRVATISPEARVGQLSTSDKQLVAIAKVLTWKARIIIFDEPTSALNAVEAARLLQTVQHLKATGVAVIYVSHKLAEIFSIADRISVIRDGRLVASGAAANFSHETVVEAMLGRNPAELFPVRPAKTAQAAQAESLLAVTDIVGKRLQGASLTVRKGEIVALAGLPDAGPSDLLQHIFGLQQPKSGAIDINGRRLGRLSARRAIRHGVGYLPADRLLDGILPLTSVLGNAEATNRAMRSTSLAVCKASALENIKRLAVRASSLLNPITSLSGGNQQKTLLARWLVMRPKILMLDDPTRGVDIGAKAEIYRILRQIADAGSAVIFTSSDSLELANLADRIVLFRNGRVAQEYVDPVSHAELDRAIAFTPEGART; the protein is encoded by the coding sequence ATCGTTCGGCAGCTTCTGGGCGCTGCGCGATGTCAGCATCGATTTTGCAGCGGGCGAAGTCCACGCTTTGCTGGGCGAGAACGGCGCGGGCAAGTCGACTCTGATCAAGCTGATTGCCGGCGTGCATCGGCCGAGCGAGGGCGGCATGCTGGGCGAAGCAGACGCGCCGCTCAACCTGACCACGCCGCGCGATGCGCTTCGGGCAGGGATCGGCGTGGTCCACCAGGAACTCGACCTGTTCGACAATCTGACGGTGGCTGAAAACATCGCGCTCGGCATCGAAGACAGCGGCCTCGCGAAGCCCTCGAAGAAAGAGATGGCTGAACGGGCCAGCCGGGCGCTGGGCGAGTTGCGGGTGGCGACGATTTCGCCGGAGGCGAGGGTCGGGCAACTCTCGACGTCGGACAAGCAACTCGTCGCGATCGCGAAAGTGCTGACGTGGAAAGCCCGCATCATCATTTTCGACGAACCCACTTCCGCGCTGAACGCGGTCGAAGCGGCCCGCCTGCTGCAGACCGTCCAGCATCTCAAGGCGACGGGCGTGGCGGTGATCTACGTGTCGCACAAACTCGCCGAGATCTTCTCGATTGCCGACCGCATTTCGGTGATACGCGATGGCCGGCTGGTGGCGAGCGGTGCAGCGGCCAACTTCAGCCACGAGACCGTGGTGGAAGCGATGCTCGGACGCAATCCGGCCGAACTCTTTCCGGTTCGCCCCGCGAAGACTGCGCAGGCAGCGCAGGCCGAGTCGCTGCTGGCAGTGACCGACATCGTCGGCAAACGGCTGCAAGGCGCGTCGCTGACGGTGCGTAAAGGGGAAATTGTCGCGCTGGCCGGCTTGCCGGATGCTGGTCCGTCCGATCTGCTCCAGCATATTTTTGGTTTGCAGCAGCCTAAGAGCGGCGCGATCGATATCAATGGCCGGCGCCTGGGGCGCTTGTCGGCGCGCAGAGCGATCCGGCACGGTGTCGGCTATCTGCCGGCCGACCGTCTGCTCGACGGCATCCTGCCGCTCACCAGCGTGCTCGGCAATGCCGAGGCGACCAACCGGGCGATGCGCTCGACCAGCCTGGCCGTCTGCAAAGCCTCGGCTCTGGAGAACATCAAGCGCCTCGCGGTTCGCGCGTCGTCGTTGCTGAACCCCATCACGTCGCTGTCGGGCGGCAATCAGCAGAAGACGCTGCTGGCTCGCTGGCTCGTGATGAGACCGAAGATCCTGATGCTCGACGATCCGACTCGCGGTGTCGATATCGGTGCAAAGGCGGAGATTTATCGCATTCTGCGGCAGATCGCCGATGCGGGGTCGGCGGTGATTTTCACGTCGTCGGACTCGCTCGAACTGGCGAACCTCGCCGACAGGATCGTGCTGTTCCGAAACGGGCGCGTGGCTCAGGAATACGTGGACCCTGTGTCTCACGCCGAGCTGGATCGCGCGATTGCATTCACCCCTGAAGGAGCCAGAACATGA
- the rbsD gene encoding D-ribose pyranase gives MKRSGILNQQLSEAIASMGHGQIMMIVDAGFPIPRDAWRIDLAIGPNLPTLEQLYALIAPELIVEKVMFAAEVAEHNKPLFASLRKWFDERDFASVTYEETVGSLAQRAKVIVRSGALDPWGNIALVAGVDYKAYFKDPAISVPDKFRALIDRAPFTPGAGHE, from the coding sequence ATGAAACGAAGCGGCATTCTCAACCAGCAGCTTTCCGAAGCGATTGCGTCGATGGGGCACGGCCAGATCATGATGATCGTCGACGCCGGCTTCCCGATTCCGCGCGACGCGTGGCGCATCGATCTCGCGATCGGTCCCAATCTGCCGACACTCGAACAGCTTTACGCGTTGATCGCGCCCGAACTCATCGTCGAGAAGGTGATGTTCGCCGCCGAGGTCGCGGAGCACAACAAGCCGCTGTTCGCGTCGCTCAGAAAGTGGTTCGACGAGCGCGATTTCGCGTCCGTCACTTACGAAGAGACCGTGGGTTCTCTCGCACAGCGCGCGAAGGTGATCGTGCGTTCGGGCGCACTCGATCCGTGGGGCAATATCGCACTGGTCGCGGGCGTCGATTACAAGGCCTACTTCAAGGACCCCGCGATCTCGGTGCCGGACAAGTTCCGTGCGTTGATCGACCGTGCGCCGTTCACGCCGGGAGCCGGCCATGAATAA
- a CDS encoding Gfo/Idh/MocA family protein — protein MNNPAPLGRKLRVGLIGAGSWAVANHLPVLKGRPDVELAAVVRPGEAELRQVKEAFGFEHAFEDYRALLDLPELDAVIVASPHRMHAEHAKAALRRGCHVMVEKPMATSAQEANELIDVAKQADRQILVPYGWNFQPYFRRAHQLVSDGRIGTIRHVVAQMATPIEDLMSGGQLQGTENEMFRPESATWTTKGSGGYGWGQLVHLLGGMFYVTGLAPREVFATLGLSDIGTDLYNALAVQFASGATGSISGSASLPPGSPFQVDIRLFGTEGCLLLDVERERLWLRRVDGDDEEMDIAAGSGAYTCAEPVNAFVDLCLGKPVENCGSGLVGMRSVQVVEAMLKSAESRRPVLLD, from the coding sequence ATGAATAATCCGGCACCGCTTGGCAGGAAGCTTCGCGTGGGGCTGATCGGCGCGGGTTCGTGGGCTGTCGCGAATCATCTGCCGGTGCTCAAGGGGCGGCCGGATGTCGAACTGGCGGCGGTGGTGCGGCCCGGCGAGGCAGAGCTTCGGCAAGTGAAAGAAGCGTTCGGCTTCGAGCATGCTTTCGAAGACTACCGTGCGTTGCTCGATTTGCCGGAACTGGACGCGGTGATTGTCGCGTCGCCGCACCGGATGCATGCGGAACATGCGAAGGCGGCGTTGCGCCGGGGTTGTCATGTGATGGTCGAGAAGCCGATGGCGACGTCGGCACAGGAGGCGAACGAACTGATCGACGTGGCGAAGCAGGCCGACAGGCAGATTCTCGTGCCGTATGGCTGGAATTTTCAGCCGTATTTCCGACGGGCGCATCAACTGGTGAGCGACGGACGCATCGGCACGATCCGGCACGTGGTCGCGCAAATGGCCACACCGATCGAAGACCTGATGTCCGGCGGACAGCTTCAGGGCACCGAAAACGAAATGTTCCGTCCCGAATCGGCCACATGGACGACGAAGGGCAGCGGCGGATACGGCTGGGGTCAACTGGTGCATCTGCTGGGCGGGATGTTCTACGTGACCGGCCTCGCGCCGCGCGAGGTGTTCGCGACGCTCGGGCTGTCCGATATCGGCACCGACCTGTACAACGCGCTCGCGGTGCAGTTCGCGTCGGGCGCGACCGGTTCGATCTCCGGCTCGGCCTCGTTGCCGCCCGGCTCGCCGTTCCAGGTGGATATCCGCCTGTTTGGCACGGAGGGTTGCCTGCTGCTCGACGTGGAGCGTGAGCGTTTATGGCTGCGCCGCGTCGATGGCGACGATGAAGAGATGGACATCGCAGCCGGATCGGGCGCTTACACCTGCGCGGAGCCGGTCAACGCATTCGTCGATCTGTGTCTTGGCAAGCCGGTCGAGAATTGCGGTTCGGGTCTGGTCGGCATGCGCTCGGTGCAGGTCGTCGAGGCCATGTTGAAGTCCGCTGAGTCGAGGCGTCCCGTCTTGTTAGACTAA
- a CDS encoding LacI family DNA-binding transcriptional regulator gives MKTKNPQKESRSTGTVTMLDVAEYAGVSAQTVSRVVSNSSLVTDKTRRRVEEAIQALRYIPNEAARSLASASSRVVAVIIPTLSSTAFAAEVKSVIDTLEPHKISVIIGNTEYSQEREEAIVQSLLERRPMGVILTGLQHSAKVRSLLQESGVAVIETWDTDGEPIDMAVGFSNFTAGYDVGKLLCGRGAKQIAFVGGASAQDSRAESRYLGLCKAVKEAKLPAVLRVELQLPMNASDGVRGLDEVLRDAPMTDAIFFSADTMALAAILECNRRGIKVPEQLAICGFGDYELAAMITPSLTTVRTKPDEMGATAAQMLLARINEVEDAATKIVLTHQLVRRGSA, from the coding sequence ATGAAAACAAAAAATCCCCAGAAAGAAAGCCGCTCCACTGGCACGGTCACGATGCTCGACGTGGCCGAGTACGCCGGTGTGTCGGCGCAAACTGTTTCGCGTGTCGTTTCCAATTCGTCGCTGGTGACCGACAAGACGCGGCGCCGCGTCGAAGAGGCGATTCAGGCGCTGCGCTATATCCCGAACGAGGCGGCGCGCAGTCTCGCCTCTGCTTCGAGCCGGGTGGTGGCCGTCATTATTCCGACGCTGTCGAGCACCGCGTTCGCGGCCGAGGTGAAGAGTGTGATCGATACGCTCGAACCGCATAAGATTTCGGTGATCATCGGCAATACCGAGTACTCGCAGGAACGCGAAGAGGCGATTGTTCAAAGCCTGCTCGAACGCCGCCCGATGGGCGTGATACTCACGGGTCTTCAACATAGCGCGAAGGTCCGTTCGCTGCTGCAGGAAAGCGGCGTGGCAGTGATCGAAACCTGGGACACGGATGGCGAGCCCATCGACATGGCCGTCGGTTTCTCGAACTTCACGGCCGGTTACGACGTGGGCAAACTGTTGTGCGGACGGGGCGCAAAACAGATCGCTTTCGTCGGCGGCGCGAGCGCGCAGGACTCGCGTGCGGAGAGCCGTTATCTCGGTCTGTGCAAAGCCGTGAAAGAAGCGAAACTGCCCGCTGTTCTGCGCGTTGAGTTGCAATTGCCGATGAACGCCAGCGACGGCGTGCGCGGTCTCGATGAAGTGTTGCGCGACGCGCCCATGACCGACGCGATCTTTTTCTCCGCCGACACGATGGCGCTGGCCGCGATCCTCGAATGCAACCGGCGCGGCATCAAGGTGCCTGAGCAGCTTGCCATCTGCGGGTTCGGCGATTACGAACTCGCGGCCATGATCACGCCGTCTCTGACCACGGTCAGAACCAAGCCCGACGAAATGGGCGCGACGGCTGCGCAGATGCTGCTCGCACGCATCAACGAAGTCGAAGATGCCGCCACCAAGATCGTGTTGACGCATCAACTCGTGCGACGCGGTAGCGCCTGA
- a CDS encoding CaiB/BaiF CoA transferase family protein, whose amino-acid sequence MPQQAAKSILSGYKVVDCTIAMAGPFATQRLGDLGADVIKVEPLDGEWQRHTPAGGATGNRINASFLSLNRNKRSLAVDLKNDAGRAVLFDLVKSADVFVQNYRPGVAKRLGVDYESLSKLNPSLVYVSMSGYGEDGPYAHRPGQDLLLQGMSGAMLSTGRAGDAPSPAGQYLVDAVAASTAFEAVIAALLHRERTGEGQLVTVNMLDAITTLQMQELSVYMQGGLPQKRSAEPHAHVYIRAPYGAFATVDGFVIVAMPSLKTFGEVIGEPSFVGMNDTTDPWTHRDEIYARTRERLATRTTAEWLAAFDANGIWAGPVYGYEQLLNDPQIQHNGTFVEYDHSSEGRVKAPGFPYKFSKTPASVRIGAPQVGEHTRSVLQELGYDETAIDALLRDRVINETAA is encoded by the coding sequence ATGCCTCAACAAGCTGCCAAATCAATCCTCTCCGGTTACAAGGTGGTCGACTGTACGATTGCCATGGCCGGTCCGTTCGCTACCCAACGTCTTGGAGACCTCGGCGCAGACGTCATCAAGGTCGAGCCGCTCGACGGCGAGTGGCAACGTCATACGCCGGCGGGCGGCGCGACGGGCAACAGGATCAACGCGTCGTTTCTTTCGCTGAACCGCAACAAGCGCTCGCTGGCCGTCGATCTGAAGAACGACGCGGGGCGCGCCGTATTGTTCGATCTCGTGAAGTCGGCGGATGTATTCGTGCAGAACTATCGTCCCGGCGTGGCGAAGCGACTGGGCGTGGACTACGAATCGCTGTCGAAACTGAACCCGTCGCTCGTCTACGTGTCGATGTCGGGTTATGGCGAAGACGGCCCTTATGCGCACCGTCCGGGGCAGGACCTGCTGCTGCAGGGCATGTCCGGGGCGATGCTGTCGACCGGCCGTGCAGGTGATGCGCCGTCTCCGGCCGGTCAGTATCTGGTCGATGCGGTCGCCGCGTCGACGGCATTCGAAGCGGTGATCGCGGCGCTGTTGCATCGCGAGCGAACCGGCGAGGGCCAACTCGTGACCGTCAATATGTTGGACGCGATCACGACCCTGCAGATGCAGGAACTGTCCGTGTACATGCAAGGCGGGCTGCCGCAGAAGCGCTCGGCCGAGCCGCATGCCCACGTCTACATCCGCGCGCCGTACGGTGCGTTTGCCACTGTCGATGGCTTCGTGATCGTCGCGATGCCTTCGTTGAAGACCTTTGGTGAAGTGATCGGCGAGCCGAGTTTTGTTGGCATGAACGATACGACCGATCCGTGGACGCATCGCGACGAGATCTATGCGCGCACGCGTGAACGGCTGGCCACCCGCACCACCGCCGAGTGGCTCGCGGCCTTCGACGCCAACGGTATCTGGGCCGGCCCCGTGTACGGCTACGAGCAGTTGCTCAACGACCCGCAGATCCAGCACAACGGCACCTTCGTCGAATACGATCATTCGAGCGAAGGGCGCGTGAAGGCGCCGGGCTTTCCGTACAAGTTCTCGAAAACCCCGGCTTCTGTGCGCATCGGTGCGCCTCAGGTGGGCGAACATACGCGCTCGGTGTTGCAGGAACTGGGCTACGACGAGACGGCGATCGACGCGCTGCTGCGCGATCGGGTCATCAACGAGACGGCGGCCTGA